The Coregonus clupeaformis isolate EN_2021a chromosome 6, ASM2061545v1, whole genome shotgun sequence genome has a segment encoding these proteins:
- the LOC121568019 gene encoding lebercilin-like protein translates to MSLSLRHHTRGIVQQDNANYEVCAGDADSSCSSGQSTLSRSSRGYSSRTVSREDSQGSCTQSDYEEEADTTANRTFALSPSKKPGLGTMTAKALTQNKRGQWCKNKKNTDSRKRKAPLFPPIKLLEGPNQRIRSAHRHRIKELNSQVWELQQQLSGVSTENKLLKQLQGRHMLALQHFQDSQSGLPQVLAKHGSEVRGLQELLRKARIRRNSLSRHLRGTEEELLRTKDALHRLQLLSEDRSLEEREELSHRLALITVDLNRKNKRIQDLERNLELRQISFNRHLATETRKTNEARELSDYLQAQISLSTKKIKEKERELEIHNIYSHRFPKGWNGKGARETKSVQTDDLSSLPIEAPCQLELEYASSLEHLELEKQKSLSWESFAIDFTDRSDAADTSVDDRGSKDNEDYAEDGELDGGSEEDPQLQGEENCLAEKAASSPKASGEQTEPFESQVRYTPEDFLNTERANKALESSPRTKRLYKFKETIQNLHSGKPAYTSHTHSLRKSPPRYIKSQARVENLGSGAYEPSFVTIPADTTGPQPEEGVVRSKKSSLMKELFGQAPITDPMAMQKGRSRVQSTDLDRMSSYHTGDTSPVSPGRETKIIFD, encoded by the exons ATGTCTCTGAGTCTGAGACACCACACCAGAGGCATAGTGCAGCAGGACAATGCTAACTATGAAGTTTGTGCAGGGGATGCAGACTCAAGCTGCTCCTCAGGCCAGTCCACCCTGTCCAGGTCAAGCAGGGGATACAGCAGTAGGACAGTCAGCAGGGAAGACTCTCAGGGGTCATGCACCCAGTCAGACTACGAGGAGGAGGCTGACACTACTGCAAATAGGACCTTTGCCCTCTCACCAAGCAAGAAGCCAGGTCTTGGCACGATGACAGCCAAAGCACTTA CGCAAAACAAGAGAGGGCAGTGGTGCAAAAATAAGAAAAACACTGATTCAAGGAAACGCAAggcccctctcttccctccaatCAAGCTCCTGGAGGGCCCAAACCAGCGCATCAGGTCTGCCCACAGGCACCGCATTAAGGAGCTCAACAGCCAAGTGTGGGAGCTACAGCAGCAGCTGAGTGGTGTCTCCACAGAGAACAAGCTGCTGAAGCAGCTCCAGGGCCGCCACATGCTGGCGCTACAGCACTTCCAGGATTCACAGAGTGGCCTTCCCCAG GTCCTGGCCAAGCACGGCAGCGAGGTGCGCGGTCTGCAGGAGCTCCTGCGCAAAGCCCGCATCCGCCGCAACAGTCTGTCCAGGCATCTGAGGGGCACGGAGGAGGAGCTGCTGCGCACCAAGGATGCTCTGCATCGGCTGCAGCTGCTCAGCGAGGACCGCAGcctggaagagagggaagagctGAGCCACAGGCTGGCCCTGATCACTGTGGACCTGAACAGGAAGAACAAGAGGATACAG GACTTGGAAAGAAATCTTGAGCTGAGACAGATATCCTTCAATCGCCATCTTGCCACAGAAACAAGGAAGACCAATGAGGCCAGAGAGCTGTCTGATTACCTCCAGGCACAGATCAGTTTGTCGACCAAAAAAATCAAA gaaaaagagagagaattgGAGATCCACAATATCTACTCACATAGATTTCCAAAAGGCTGGAACGGAAAAG GGGCAAGAGAAACTAAATCTGTTCAAACAGATGACTTATCCTCTCTCCCCATCGAGGCTCCATGCCAACTTGAACTAGAATATGCCAGTTCACTTGAACATCTGGAGTTGGAGAAGCAGAAGAGTTTGAGCTGG GAGTCCTTTGCCATCGACTTCACAGACAGAAGTGACGCAGCAGACACGTCAGTGGATGACAGAGGATCAAAAGATAATGAAGACTATGCTG AGGATGGAGAGTTGGATGGTGGTTCTGAGGAGGATCCACAGCTTCAGGGTGAGGAGAATTGCCTTGCAGAGAAGGCAGCGAGTTCCCCAAAGGCTTCAGGAGAGCAAACAGAGCCATTTGAAAGCCAGGTCCGGTACACTCCGGAGGACTTTCTTAATACAGAACGTGCCAACAAGGCCCTTGAATCCTCTCCCAGGACCAAGCGCCTCTACAAATTCAAAGAAACCATCCAGAACCTACACAGTGGAAAGCCTGCCTATACCAGCCATACCCACAGCCTGAGAAAGAGCCCTCCTAGATACATCAAGAGCCAGGCCAGGGTGGAGAACCTGGGGTCTGGGGCGTATGAGCCCTCCTTTGTCACTATACCAGCAGACACCACGGGCCCTCAACCGGAGGAAGGCGTAGTCCGCAGCAAGAAGAGCAGCTTGATGAAAGAGCTTTTCGGCCAGGCCCCAATCACTGATCCAATGGCCATGCAGAAAGGCAGATCCAGAGTTCAAAGCACGGACCTGGACAGAATGTCATCTTACCATACAGGAGACACTAGCCCGGTCTCACCTGGGAGAGAGACCAAGATCATTTTTGATTGA